The stretch of DNA GATACAAATTTGTTTCCCAATAATCATTATCACATAACAGATCTCATTAGACGTGACTAcatgtatataaaattatatttcgcgAAACATGTGAAAAAGATACAGAAATGTGAATAAGTTTTATCATGTAAAATTCGTACATATGTTTCATTCCTTGTAACATGTATGCACAAGATGATTTACATTGTAATATTATTGATCTATTCTTAAATACTTTAACATGTTATTTAGATGTTTACTAAAATCCCTTTTGCAAAGTCTGTTGCTTGTTCTCcatattattataatcgtataaAGAAAAGTCGTGAAGCATTAAAAAcataattgtaaaatatatttcaatgaaTGTCAAATCGAATACcatatcttttatattttgtatgtaATGTAATAGCATTCCATTATGGGATTGTTCGTGTAAATAAAACGGAaagcaaaaatatataatcacTTTGATTTTTTAATGTTTACTACCTACACTTTATCTACAAAGTATGCATAATGTTATTTCAAATAGTTGACTAGATACATACCTAATATAATAGGTAATCCGGATATTCTTTCTGATGGTTATCATATATTTGAAGATTataggaaacaaatgcaataaAACTATATTAATAGCAAcataaataattgataaatgAGCAGTGTGtaaaattctatatttaataCGTTTTTCTATggcaaaaatatatatgttaaaAAAAGTTATTAAATACAATGTTTGTGTGTAAAATTAAGAAACACATATTACAAGATGGTCGGCTTATATTTATCCATTTTACATACTTTGTGAAGGAATGTGTAGATAGTAAACAAATacaaagtatttaaaaatttgctAATACATTTTTACAGCATAGACTTACCATTTcacaataattatttttctttaataCCTTCAAATGGAGGGTCCTGGAAGATCTTTGCTGTCTACAATTTTGTTACCTTTAATCttaatttttacattaaaatGTATCAGCGATACAAACGTGCAAAATTGCGTAAGGCATGATTTATCGATTTTGGTGTTTCCGCCCTGAAAAAAAATCTATGTGAAATTCCTGTACTTCAAAtacaaatagaattaaaaattatttgatataccTTACAACCGTATTATGAAATTCAAACAGCTGCTCAGGTTGTGCTGTAGGAGAACCACCTGCATTTTGTGACGGCATAGTCTTAATGGCTTCTTCTAACCACTTGGATAGTAGCtaaagaacaaataaaattttagttGTAGAGGAACATAGTGAATCACCTAGTAGGCAGAAATTACTGAGAATCAGTGTTCTTACTTGTCTATTAGTTACAGAAAGTTCATTAAAAACATCTGCTACATCAGATAACATGTAGGAAGATAATGAAAACACTGATGCATGAAGAAGTCTTACGACTAAAGTTTgtcctttttcttttaatatgcGTTGTACTAATTCCCGTCGTATTGTATAATCTGTCCGATTCttggaaaaaaaataaaaatatcaataaaagtttattattattgttataaaatatcaaGTTTCATTATAAGTTACCTCATTGTTGAGACCACAGTGCAAAAGATcataaaaaaatttcattacTGAAACATTTGCATCCCTATGGTCTAAGCTACAGGCCATTAAGGCACAGTCAATTATACTCTCTATAACGACCGAGCACAGGAAAGGTATTGGAGCTCTTTGAAGAAACCTAccattaaaaataaagatatttttacatttgaaaaatgaatatattattgtgttattaataaacgatatatacctgGCACATAATCTAAACAGATCATCTACTGTATCAGGGTGATTTTTTAATCCATCTTGTTGTTGGAGGATATTGAAAGTAGGTCCAATAAATGCTTCCAACATTTTCAATAAACCAGGGACACATTCCGAATCTATGGCATATTCGTCAACTAATATTGAACCAAGATATAAAAAGCAGCTATGTTGATGAGCTGCATACAATTGCACAATCTGAAAATTCCCAAAACCATTAATAAAGTTTTATAATCTAGAATTTATTTGCTACAGATACCTGTTTTACAAGTGGCTCAAGAAGATGGGCGGAATGTTTTCCTACACAACGAACAGCAAATCTTAAACAACGGCAACATCTCTCCATTACTTTTGCATCATGTTGATATGTTGTACATACATTTGATAATACGGGCCACATCTATATATaaagataaaatttatataaagagTGTGTCTTACGAGagtcatatattattatgtaaatcatattataaatcataaaaCGCACTTCAGTAACAGCATTTTGACAAGGGTGAGGTTCAAAACGATCCTCAACTGGAGGGTCCAGGTCAGTATGCCTAAATATAGCGGCTAATCTGTCTAGCCATACCACAGGGTCAGTCTTTGTTCCTACTTCAATTGGAATTCTACGTTCCATAATTTCGCATAAAGGTCTAGCTTGAAACCAACATAATTCTTTCATGGCTTGCGTAAGTTCTTCACGCCCTAAACTTGACATGATTATTGCCACTCCTGTATTCAAACAATAAatgttacattatatcgtattataattttgttgtataaataaatttttatcttaCCCTTAAGTAAACCAATGGCAGCATCGTTGCTGATAGCGAAACTGTCAAGAGAACGTGCTATTTGCAACAATCCTGGAAAGTGTGAAGCCATGTGTGATGGACAAGCAGTACATATACTTAATAATGCACCACAAGCTGCACTTCCCAAACCCTTTTGACTTAAGCAAgtcaaaagaaaatttaaaacagGTTCTATAATATTAGTTTCAAATTATGAAATGAAAGGAATAAgacaaaaattataattatctaTAAACATTACCTAAGGACTGTGGATGACTTTCTATCCACTCACAAAGTTCTCCTAATAAAAGTATACTTGTATGACGAACAGCTATATGAGTATTTTCTGGTAAATTTAAAATAGCCTCTACTACTTTCGGCACTACatcattttcttttctgtaagtgaatattataataaatgtcAAACTATAATAATCTTATTCAGTAAAAGAATAATTTCATCgtatatatgaatttttatgcTAAAAACTTACGGCAAAATATTTTTTGCAACTGCTTGCATTACAAATAAAGCAGCTTCGGTCGAATCCCATGTAGGTACATGATTGGGTTGACCCTGTGGTCCTGGTCCACCCGTCAGGGACGAAAACATTTGTCGGAAACAGTGACTGCTTCCAACTACAAATACAACGTCTTTTATCAGATCTGAAACACGATTTCTGAAATCTGCAAATTCTTCTCCACCAGCTCCCTCTTCCACCAGACCCAACTGTTGAAAGGAATTACATATAGAATATCTTCAAAAAAAGATACTTTCGAATATTATATTTACTTACATGATCTGGTTCCATTTGACAATGCCTGCATAATGCTCCGATTAATCTTTCAATATGAGGACGGAACACTGCATATAGGTCTTCACTATTTTTTTGGTAGAGAATTATATCAGATAAACGGTACCATAGATTGAAAGTTATTTGCGCCACTTCATAATCGTGATGTCCAACACACACTAAGACAAGGTCAAGAATTTTGATAGCATAATGTTGCTTTCCTCCTACACAGCCATTTGCCATGGTTTCCAAAAAAGTTTCCGCTAACTCCGTAAAAATCCGACAGTAATTTATTGATCTACAGAATTAATACAATGACTATGTAAATACTTAAAGTAACCTTCAGTTCCATTATATCTCTAATtacataaaagaaataaaatttacttGTCCATATCTTCATGTGCAACAGACAAATGGTATGCTTGTTCTAAGGACATTACACTAGTAAAAAGAAATAGCTGTAACTGTTGCAGCTGTATATTAGATTCACTATTATTGTCCCGATTGCTATTACTATCTTCTTCTAAAACTTGGAGAATCACACATATACAATCTGCAGCTGCTTCATGTAATTGAGATCCAGTCATATGATTTCCAAGTATCTAAACAATGAGGTATAATTCTGCATTTGAAATTCATCGAAAGTTATCGCTTTCTATTTCTGAGAATACATACCTGAAGAGTATATATAATTACATCACTTGTAGGTACAAGTGGTATAGCATGTACTGCAATCCAGCTTGTGAAACATCTAAGAATTGTAATACGAATTTGTACATTTTCTCCACCATTTTTGAGACACATTTTCTGGAAATATAACAAGCATTACTtacgatagaaaaatatatcTTCAATCTACTTACCAAAAATTCAGTAACTGTATCTGCACTTGCATTAAGTTCAAGTAATATATGCTGTCTGCGATTGGCTCCTAATCTGTACAAtgtaatacaaatttttaaaaaattattttcaaatataagCAAGTATATGAAAgattgtttataaatatattgtacTCTAGATTTTCTTTCCATCTTTATATACCTAAGGGATCTTGAATTTACTTCTTCTGGTAATACTGTCATTACTTCAAGTAATGGCCATAAACTAGCAGTTGATCCACCAAATCTATTAATTAAATCGACAACTGGTTTTTGCCAAGAAGACATTTGCAATGCAAGATCTGCCAGTGCTAGACACAACTATAATAATGATCTTTTCTGTTATGATCACATATAAAAAGGTATACATATAACTGATATgttagaaaaaatatatataaacctGTGTAACAATAGCAGAATTGGTATGTTCATTAATTTGTGATATGTGATTCATTAAAGAATCTCTCAAAGAAATATGAGCTTCTGCAGGTAATTCTTGGAAACATAGCTGTATTTTAGTACGCATTGTTTGAGCAGCAAAATAACAAGATTGAACATCTCGCTTTTGCTGCAGCATTTCATCTGCTATTTTCCATGCAAATACCTAAAAAagtcatatataatataaaacataataacTGTCATAACTTCCTTcttattttttatatcttttttattgcatGAAAATTACATGCAGTaacgttaaaaaattataatgtaGAATTCGAGTCTTTTAACATAAGGTTAGAAATTGTTTGATCTGTCTATATTTTTCAATGAGAGTTTTACACATTTGCATCGTACTATTATCGATAACTGTATAGTTCGCATAGGAAGGTGTACACGCATATAAGAACAAAGCAGTATATATTGATTGCAAAAATGATTGCTAACAAGTAACTTACTGATTTTTGTAATTCGTCCAACCATTGAGATGTTTTTCCTGGCCCCGAAGGATTTGAGTTATTATATAAAGAATATACAGCCTGGTAAACTGTTTCCAGGTCAGGCGGAGACTCCATTcttcaaaaaatatttattttcccgGTAATATCCATACAGTTAATTCCTACTGACAACAGATCACTTGCGTTTGGTACCGCGTTACATCCAACCCGATCTCCAAATCCAACCTGTACAACCACAAAAATGTTCTTGTTCACACCATCAGCGCATATTCTGTTTTATCGACTTACAGCAAATAATATTCTCTATCAAAATCTGATTGAatcaattattg from Bombus affinis isolate iyBomAffi1 chromosome 3, iyBomAffi1.2, whole genome shotgun sequence encodes:
- the LOC126914271 gene encoding transportin-3 gives rise to the protein MESPPDLETVYQAVYSLYNNSNPSGPGKTSQWLDELQKSVFAWKIADEMLQQKRDVQSCYFAAQTMRTKIQLCFQELPAEAHISLRDSLMNHISQINEHTNSAIVTQLCLALADLALQMSSWQKPVVDLINRFGGSTASLWPLLEVMTVLPEEVNSRSLRLGANRRQHILLELNASADTVTEFLKMCLKNGGENVQIRITILRCFTSWIAVHAIPLVPTSDVIIYTLQILGNHMTGSQLHEAAADCICVILQVLEEDSNSNRDNNSESNIQLQQLQLFLFTSVMSLEQAYHLSVAHEDMDKSINYCRIFTELAETFLETMANGCVGGKQHYAIKILDLVLVCVGHHDYEVAQITFNLWYRLSDIILYQKNSEDLYAVFRPHIERLIGALCRHCQMEPDHLGLVEEGAGGEEFADFRNRVSDLIKDVVFVVGSSHCFRQMFSSLTGGPGPQGQPNHVPTWDSTEAALFVMQAVAKNILPKENDVVPKVVEAILNLPENTHIAVRHTSILLLGELCEWIESHPQSLEPVLNFLLTCLSQKGLGSAACGALLSICTACPSHMASHFPGLLQIARSLDSFAISNDAAIGLLKGVAIIMSSLGREELTQAMKELCWFQARPLCEIMERRIPIEVGTKTDPVVWLDRLAAIFRHTDLDPPVEDRFEPHPCQNAVTEMWPVLSNVCTTYQHDAKVMERCCRCLRFAVRCVGKHSAHLLEPLVKQIVQLYAAHQHSCFLYLGSILVDEYAIDSECVPGLLKMLEAFIGPTFNILQQQDGLKNHPDTVDDLFRLCARFLQRAPIPFLCSVVIESIIDCALMACSLDHRDANVSVMKFFYDLLHCGLNNENRTDYTIRRELVQRILKEKGQTLVVRLLHASVFSLSSYMLSDVADVFNELSVTNRQLLSKWLEEAIKTMPSQNAGGSPTAQPEQLFEFHNTVVRAETPKSINHALRNFARLYR